A genome region from Marinobacter panjinensis includes the following:
- a CDS encoding alpha/beta hydrolase: MMLSKNLLAMACATAVAVTAPTIALAMASDQDKARGQGIGKGLTEHVREHDSRVFRVQENADLAFTAFTGATAYWGVYEGIEGPASYTAEFPQNWNGGVIMYTHGFRGRGQTLTREVPNLAFRNTALALGYAWAASSYSANYYDVRAAIEDTNRLALELTDYLERDWSVGYRDPGQYLIAGVSMGGHTAAAAVERETLETARYPVAYEGALPLCQAEQNQFQWLGDYNRVVRELAGFGHRPYEDYQEYVGEALFNLFEFDGGAPTFVPQNEAGQRLKDIAMNLTGGDRPIFDEGFQNPVWHGAVLGTGGADGTVTGILANEIYDNTDRIYRWTDGKRFTDQERAFTAKVGRFQAEKGANPVRDDSVRWLPLVQGDFDVPVLTMHTLGDFFVPFVHQQRYREAAETHGSGDMLVQRAIRDPNHCGFSGTEFSTALVDLVTWVNSGIKPGGDEVLDPAEVADEQYGCAYTNDELSSGRDNLPQCE, encoded by the coding sequence ATGATGTTGAGTAAAAATCTCTTGGCAATGGCGTGTGCCACTGCAGTAGCGGTTACGGCTCCGACCATTGCCCTCGCCATGGCATCGGATCAGGACAAGGCCCGGGGACAGGGAATAGGAAAGGGCTTGACCGAGCATGTGCGTGAGCACGACAGCCGGGTTTTCCGGGTTCAGGAAAACGCCGATCTGGCCTTCACGGCTTTCACGGGGGCGACAGCGTACTGGGGGGTCTATGAGGGCATTGAGGGACCCGCCTCCTACACCGCCGAGTTCCCGCAAAACTGGAATGGCGGTGTGATCATGTACACCCATGGTTTCCGTGGCCGGGGTCAGACATTAACGCGTGAGGTGCCCAATCTGGCGTTCCGGAATACTGCCCTGGCTCTCGGCTATGCCTGGGCGGCATCGTCTTACTCGGCCAACTATTACGACGTGCGTGCGGCCATAGAGGATACCAACCGCCTGGCGCTGGAACTGACAGACTATCTCGAGCGCGACTGGAGTGTGGGATATCGCGACCCCGGTCAGTACCTGATTGCGGGCGTTTCAATGGGTGGTCATACGGCAGCCGCCGCCGTTGAGCGCGAAACGCTGGAAACGGCGCGTTATCCGGTTGCTTACGAGGGGGCTCTACCGTTGTGTCAGGCAGAACAGAACCAGTTTCAATGGCTTGGTGACTACAACCGCGTTGTCAGAGAGCTTGCCGGCTTCGGTCACCGGCCTTATGAAGACTACCAGGAGTACGTTGGTGAGGCGCTGTTCAACCTGTTCGAGTTCGACGGGGGTGCACCCACTTTCGTGCCGCAGAATGAGGCTGGTCAGCGTCTGAAGGACATTGCGATGAATCTGACCGGTGGAGACCGGCCGATTTTTGACGAGGGCTTTCAGAACCCGGTGTGGCACGGGGCGGTTCTGGGTACTGGCGGAGCTGATGGGACTGTAACCGGTATCCTGGCCAATGAGATTTACGACAATACAGACCGTATCTATCGCTGGACAGACGGCAAGCGTTTTACTGACCAGGAGCGGGCATTTACTGCGAAAGTTGGGCGCTTCCAGGCGGAAAAGGGTGCCAACCCTGTTCGTGACGACAGCGTCCGCTGGCTACCTCTGGTTCAGGGTGACTTCGATGTCCCGGTGCTGACCATGCACACGCTGGGTGACTTTTTCGTACCATTCGTGCATCAGCAGCGCTATCGTGAAGCGGCCGAGACCCATGGCAGTGGGGATATGCTGGTGCAGCGGGCGATCCGTGATCCGAACCACTGCGGCTTCTCGGGCACCGAGTTCTCTACAGCGCTCGTGGACCTGGTGACCTGGGTGAATTCTGGTATCAAGCCCGGTGGCGACGAGGTTCTGGACCCGGCAGAAGTGGCCGATGAGCAGTACGGCTGTGCCTACACCAATGATGAGCTGTCCAGCGGGCGTGATAATCTCCCGCAGTGCGAATAA
- a CDS encoding DUF2058 domain-containing protein: MPSLQDQLLKAGLADEKKAKAIRNEKHKKRKQQPKGSVEVNEAEIRARQAREEKAERDRQLNLERQKQAEKKAIHAQIQQLVETNRLDRSRGETSYQFVHDKKIKKLFVDDTMVDQLSRGRLAIVFVNDAYEIVAEGVARKIMERDESAVVVLHDRKNDDQGDDDPYAGYEIPDDLMW, from the coding sequence ATGCCATCACTACAGGATCAGCTGTTGAAAGCCGGCCTGGCCGATGAGAAAAAGGCCAAGGCCATCCGCAATGAGAAACACAAGAAGCGCAAGCAGCAACCCAAGGGGTCCGTTGAGGTCAATGAAGCCGAGATCCGCGCCCGCCAGGCAAGGGAAGAAAAGGCGGAACGGGACCGGCAACTGAATCTCGAGCGCCAGAAGCAGGCGGAGAAAAAGGCCATTCACGCCCAGATCCAGCAATTGGTGGAAACCAACCGCCTTGATCGGTCCCGGGGTGAAACCTCCTACCAGTTCGTGCATGACAAAAAGATCAAGAAGCTCTTTGTGGACGACACCATGGTTGACCAGCTCTCACGGGGGCGGCTGGCCATTGTATTCGTGAATGACGCCTACGAAATTGTCGCTGAAGGCGTAGCACGAAAGATTATGGAACGGGATGAAAGTGCCGTTGTAGTGCTGCACGACCGCAAGAACGATGACCAGGGTGATGACGACCCTTATGCGGGTTACGAGATTCCGGATGACTTGATGTGGTAG
- the dbpA gene encoding ATP-dependent RNA helicase DbpA, with the protein MPSFSELGLSRPMLENLSRLGFESPTPIQIGALPPALKGSDLIAMAQTGSGKTAAFGIPLVEKLQPRRFVVQGLVLCPTRELADQVAKALRELAVARDNVKILSLCGGVSIGPQIGSLSHGAHIVVGTPGRIQDHLRKGTLRLDQLTTLVLDEADRMLDMGFQEAVEDIIGQAPKKRQTLMFSATWPENIRRLSEQYQNNPVDVRIDSQALESDISEQFYEIAPGQQVQALAALLSLHQPASCIAFCTRKQQCDEVASELNSMGFSALPLHGDLEQRDRDSVLVRFGNQSCSVLVATDVAARGLDIKSLPLVVNVEPARDPEVHTHRVGRTGRAGEQGLAVTFCTPSQAHKINRLEAGRKQAVEWGDTGNLLATPLQPMDPAMKTLCIAGGRKDKVRPGDVLGALTGEAGLPGKVVGKIDLFDFQCFVAVEKESAAMALKRLEQGRIKGRKMRVRYA; encoded by the coding sequence ATGCCGTCATTCAGTGAGCTGGGTCTTTCCCGGCCAATGCTCGAAAATCTGTCGAGACTTGGCTTTGAAAGTCCGACCCCCATCCAGATCGGCGCCTTGCCGCCTGCGCTCAAGGGCAGCGACCTGATTGCCATGGCTCAGACCGGCAGTGGCAAGACGGCTGCTTTCGGGATTCCCCTGGTGGAAAAACTGCAGCCGCGCAGGTTTGTGGTTCAGGGGCTGGTACTCTGCCCGACGCGGGAATTGGCGGACCAGGTGGCCAAAGCCCTTCGAGAACTGGCGGTGGCGCGGGATAATGTGAAAATCCTGTCCTTGTGTGGCGGTGTTTCCATTGGGCCGCAGATTGGCTCGCTCAGCCATGGCGCCCACATTGTGGTGGGGACCCCGGGGCGGATTCAGGATCACCTTCGTAAAGGGACTCTCAGGCTGGACCAGCTTACAACTCTGGTTCTGGATGAAGCAGACCGGATGCTGGATATGGGTTTCCAGGAAGCGGTAGAGGACATCATTGGTCAGGCGCCAAAGAAGAGGCAGACGTTGATGTTTTCTGCCACCTGGCCCGAAAACATCCGCAGGCTCAGCGAGCAGTACCAGAACAACCCGGTGGATGTGCGGATTGATAGCCAGGCACTCGAGTCCGACATTAGTGAACAGTTTTATGAGATCGCGCCAGGACAACAGGTTCAGGCCCTGGCGGCGTTGCTGTCGCTGCACCAGCCTGCTTCCTGTATTGCTTTCTGTACCAGGAAGCAGCAGTGCGATGAGGTGGCCAGTGAGCTGAATAGTATGGGATTTTCAGCCCTGCCTCTGCACGGTGATCTTGAGCAGAGGGACCGAGACAGTGTTCTGGTCCGTTTTGGTAATCAGAGCTGTTCAGTGCTTGTGGCCACCGATGTTGCTGCGCGAGGCCTGGATATCAAGTCTCTGCCACTGGTGGTGAACGTCGAGCCTGCCCGGGACCCGGAAGTGCATACCCATCGTGTCGGGCGCACAGGCCGGGCGGGGGAACAGGGCCTGGCAGTGACATTCTGCACGCCGTCCCAGGCTCACAAGATCAACCGGCTGGAGGCCGGGCGCAAACAGGCCGTGGAATGGGGTGATACGGGGAATCTGTTGGCAACGCCGTTGCAGCCGATGGATCCTGCGATGAAAACCCTGTGCATCGCCGGGGGACGGAAAGACAAGGTCCGTCCGGGCGATGTCCTTGGTGCGCTCACGGGCGAGGCAGGGCTGCCGGGGAAGGTGGTCGGGAAGATTGATCTCTTTGATTTTCAGTGTTTTGTTGCCGTGGAGAAGGAATCAGCGGCAATGGCTCTGAAACGACTGGAGCAAGGTCGAATAAAGGGTCGGAAAATGCGTGTACGCTATGCATGA
- a CDS encoding OadG family protein, translated as MNELMSQAIDLMVAGMGFVFAFLIILVFATLLMSKLVLRFGPAEPEPAAPKSRAKPSAPSPVDPDTAEAIKKAIAQYRSRHKK; from the coding sequence ATGAATGAGCTGATGTCACAAGCCATCGATCTGATGGTCGCAGGCATGGGGTTTGTCTTCGCATTCCTGATCATATTGGTGTTTGCAACCCTGCTCATGTCAAAACTGGTGCTCCGGTTTGGTCCAGCTGAGCCTGAACCTGCCGCTCCGAAATCACGTGCAAAGCCCTCAGCGCCGTCGCCAGTTGATCCTGACACCGCTGAAGCGATTAAGAAAGCGATTGCACAATACCGGTCACGCCACAAGAAGTGA
- the oadA gene encoding sodium-extruding oxaloacetate decarboxylase subunit alpha produces the protein MTDTKKPLGITDVILRDAHQSLLATRMRLDDMLPIAEKLDKVGFWSLESWGGATFDSCIRYLGEDPWERIRELKKAMPNTPQQMLLRGQNLLGYRHYADDVVDRFCERAAENGVDVFRIFDAMNDPRNLDRAIKAVRKTGKHAQGTIAYTTSPVHTIEMWVELAKEVADMGADSIAIKDMAGILKPYVAFDLVSRLKKELDIPIHMQCHATTGMSTATAIKAAEAGIDNVDTAISSMSMTYGHSPTEAVVAILEGTDRDTGLDLNLLEEIASYFREVRKKYARFEGSLRGTDSRILIAQVPGGMLTNMENQLKEQNAADKFDQVLDEIPKVREDLGFIPLVTPTSQIVGTQAVLNVLTGERYKSISKETSAILKGEYGAAPAPMNKELQERVLDGKEPVTCRPADLIEPEMDKLTEELKKLADEKGIKLSENTEDDVLTYALFPQIGLKFLENRGNPDAFEPVPTAESAAPAKKSEGPETYTVEVNGKKFVVAVSEGGEITQIQGEGGAASAPAASSPAPVPAGDGEPVLAPLGGNIFKVLVSPGDAVEEGDVLIILEAMKMETEVRAPKAGTIGEVFIKVGDAVSPDDEMLTIA, from the coding sequence ATGACTGACACGAAGAAACCGCTGGGGATTACGGACGTTATTCTGCGTGACGCCCACCAGTCCCTGCTGGCCACCCGCATGCGGCTTGACGATATGCTGCCCATTGCCGAGAAGCTGGACAAAGTAGGCTTCTGGTCTCTGGAATCCTGGGGTGGAGCTACCTTTGACTCCTGCATTCGCTATCTGGGCGAGGACCCGTGGGAGCGCATCCGTGAGCTGAAAAAAGCCATGCCCAATACCCCGCAGCAGATGCTGCTGCGTGGCCAGAACTTGCTGGGCTACCGGCATTACGCGGATGATGTGGTTGACCGTTTCTGTGAGCGTGCCGCCGAAAACGGCGTTGATGTATTCCGGATTTTTGATGCGATGAACGATCCTCGCAACCTGGATCGCGCCATCAAGGCCGTTCGAAAGACCGGCAAACATGCCCAGGGCACGATCGCCTATACCACCAGTCCGGTGCACACCATCGAAATGTGGGTAGAGCTGGCGAAGGAAGTCGCGGACATGGGCGCGGACTCCATCGCTATCAAGGACATGGCGGGCATTCTCAAGCCTTATGTCGCTTTTGATCTGGTCAGCCGTCTGAAGAAAGAGCTGGATATCCCGATTCACATGCAGTGCCATGCCACGACCGGTATGTCTACGGCGACCGCCATCAAGGCAGCGGAAGCTGGTATCGATAACGTGGATACGGCCATCTCCTCAATGAGTATGACCTATGGTCACTCCCCCACCGAGGCGGTGGTTGCGATTCTGGAAGGAACCGATCGTGACACAGGCCTCGATCTGAACCTGCTTGAAGAGATTGCCAGTTACTTCCGTGAAGTGCGTAAGAAATACGCCAGGTTCGAAGGCAGCCTCAGGGGCACTGACTCCCGCATCCTGATTGCTCAGGTTCCGGGTGGCATGCTGACCAACATGGAAAATCAGTTGAAAGAGCAGAACGCGGCCGACAAGTTCGACCAGGTTCTGGATGAAATCCCCAAGGTACGTGAAGACCTGGGCTTCATCCCGCTGGTAACACCGACCTCCCAGATCGTTGGCACCCAGGCGGTACTGAATGTACTGACCGGTGAGCGTTACAAGTCCATCTCCAAGGAAACCTCTGCCATTCTCAAGGGCGAGTACGGTGCTGCACCGGCGCCAATGAACAAGGAGCTGCAGGAGCGTGTTCTGGATGGAAAAGAGCCGGTCACCTGCCGTCCAGCCGACCTCATCGAGCCGGAAATGGACAAGCTGACCGAAGAACTCAAGAAGCTGGCTGATGAGAAAGGAATCAAGCTGTCGGAGAACACTGAAGACGACGTTCTGACCTACGCTCTGTTCCCGCAGATTGGCCTCAAGTTCCTGGAAAATCGCGGTAACCCGGATGCGTTCGAGCCGGTCCCGACGGCAGAGAGCGCCGCTCCGGCCAAGAAGTCCGAAGGTCCTGAGACCTACACCGTAGAAGTGAACGGCAAGAAGTTTGTGGTGGCCGTTTCTGAAGGTGGCGAGATCACCCAGATCCAGGGTGAGGGCGGTGCTGCCTCTGCACCGGCAGCTTCTTCGCCTGCTCCGGTTCCGGCCGGCGACGGTGAGCCTGTTCTGGCGCCACTGGGTGGCAACATCTTCAAGGTACTGGTGTCCCCGGGTGATGCCGTTGAAGAAGGCGATGTGCTGATCATTCTCGAAGCCATGAAAATGGAAACCGAGGTGCGTGCACCCAAGGCCGGTACCATCGGCGAAGTCTTCATCAAGGTCGGTGATGCCGTCTCCCCTGATGATGAAATGCTGACAATCGCATAA
- a CDS encoding sodium ion-translocating decarboxylase subunit beta: MDKLMTLWTGSGLFNIEIGQVVMIVIGLLLLYLAIRKKFEPLLLVPIGFGGILANIPEAGLALSAAENALHFAKPEVLAALASTLDVGYQAGQVVTPEVKEAFKLAFKDAGYSTVSAANAIASDYGYGNGMLYNFYTIVIGSTVGPLLIFMGVGAMTDFGPLLANPKTLLLGAAAQFGIFGTVLGAALLDWLGILDFTILEAAAIGIIGGADGPTSIYVSSVLAPHLIGAIAVSAYAYMALVPMIQPPIMKALTTQKERAIKMSQLRPVTKKEKIVFPIVVLVAVALFLPDAAPLLGMFCFGNLMRECGVVERLSDTAQNALINIVTIFLGLSVGSKLMADKFLDGQTLGILGLGIVAFGVGTACGVLMAKLMNAFVKEPINPLIGSAGVSAVPMAARVSNKVGLEANPHNFLLMHAMGPNVAGVIGSAVAAGVMIKLLG, encoded by the coding sequence ATGGATAAATTAATGACGTTGTGGACGGGCAGTGGCCTGTTCAACATAGAAATTGGCCAGGTGGTGATGATCGTCATCGGCCTGCTGCTTCTGTACCTTGCGATCCGCAAGAAGTTCGAGCCATTGTTGCTGGTACCGATTGGTTTCGGTGGCATTCTGGCGAATATTCCGGAGGCAGGGCTTGCCCTGTCTGCGGCGGAGAATGCCCTGCATTTTGCCAAGCCGGAAGTTCTGGCGGCTTTGGCCAGCACACTGGATGTTGGTTACCAGGCGGGGCAGGTCGTGACCCCTGAGGTGAAGGAGGCGTTTAAACTCGCCTTCAAGGATGCGGGCTATTCCACCGTTAGCGCGGCTAATGCCATTGCATCTGACTACGGCTATGGCAATGGTATGCTCTACAACTTTTACACCATTGTTATTGGTAGTACCGTTGGGCCGCTGCTGATTTTCATGGGTGTAGGTGCAATGACGGACTTTGGCCCGCTGCTGGCAAACCCGAAGACATTGCTGCTGGGCGCCGCTGCCCAGTTCGGTATCTTTGGTACGGTGCTGGGTGCAGCGTTGCTGGACTGGCTGGGCATTCTTGATTTCACCATCCTGGAAGCTGCTGCCATCGGTATTATCGGTGGTGCGGATGGCCCCACATCCATCTATGTGTCCAGCGTACTGGCACCCCACCTGATTGGTGCCATCGCGGTTTCAGCCTACGCTTACATGGCGCTGGTTCCGATGATTCAGCCGCCGATCATGAAGGCGCTGACCACACAGAAAGAACGGGCCATCAAGATGTCCCAGCTGCGCCCGGTGACGAAGAAAGAGAAAATCGTCTTCCCGATCGTGGTGCTGGTTGCGGTTGCACTGTTCCTGCCGGATGCGGCTCCGCTGCTGGGTATGTTCTGCTTTGGTAACCTGATGCGTGAGTGTGGCGTGGTTGAGCGTTTGAGCGACACTGCCCAGAACGCACTCATCAATATCGTGACCATTTTCCTGGGGCTGTCGGTTGGCTCCAAGCTGATGGCAGACAAGTTCCTGGATGGTCAGACTCTGGGCATCCTGGGGCTGGGTATTGTGGCCTTCGGTGTTGGTACGGCGTGTGGTGTTCTGATGGCGAAGCTGATGAATGCCTTCGTCAAAGAGCCCATCAATCCGTTGATCGGTTCTGCCGGCGTATCCGCGGTGCCAATGGCAGCACGGGTGTCCAACAAGGTTGGTCTTGAGGCCAATCCGCATAACTTCCTGCTGATGCACGCCATGGGCCCGAACGTGGCCGGCGTAATCGGCTCTGCGGTGGCTGCGGGTGTGATGATCAAGCTTCTGGGCTGA
- a CDS encoding error-prone DNA polymerase: protein MNELSYAELFCFSNFTFLTGASHPQELAERAAELGYTALAITDACSVAGIPRAWAALKDSPVKLITGSWLELHDAPPGAIPPRFIVLARTRKGYGQLCQLITTGRRRAEKGQYQLFFRDVETHTLDDCLCLWLPPSPADADADQALAGGEWLQRLFEPRFWIAAARTLESGEEQQLARARWLADQLRCPITATGEVHMHSRERQPLQDVLTALRNHTSLENAGHCLFQNGERYLRPLPVLRRLFPEAWLREALRIADQCTFEPGSLRYEYPPDLVPDGESPAAYLKRLTREGEHRRYPEGTPLSVQGLIRKELALISEMKYEHYFLTIHDIVAFARNQGILCQGRGSAANSAVCYCLGITEVNPARVELLFERFISKDRNEPPDIDVDFEHERREEVIQYIYRRYSRERAALAATVIRYRPRSAIRDVGKALGFDPAMVEQLLEGIDWRDKANNWRQQILDKHLTRNPKVADQFFTLVNTLLGFPRHLSQHVGGFVISAGPLAELVPVENAAMADRTVIQWDKDDLESLGLMKVDVLALGMLTAIRKALELISAEKGTAFTMQDVPEEDPSTYAMLQKGDSIGVFQVESRAQINMLPRLKPSTYYDLVIEVAIVRPGPIQGDMVHPYLRRKHGLEPVDYPNDAVRKVLERTLGVPIFQEQVIKLAMVAAGFSAGEADQLRRAMAAWKSHGDLTPFRDKLINGMLERGHDTDFAERLYLQICGFGGYGFPESHAASFALLVYVSSWIKRHYPAAFYCALLNSQPMGFYSPSQLVQDARRHNVIALPTDVNHSQWDHTLEGSDHQLRLGLRLIQGLSTRGAERLCQHRPQQGYRTTDELRQLAGLNQRDMELLAGANAMPDFTANRHQAYWQLLGHEQPAELFAAETSAEYLPDNTCVHLPEPTEGQNVLADYASQGLTLQRHPLALLREQGHLKFCLSAEQLKAIQPGRPVQVAGLVTGRQRPGSASGVTFVTLEDETGNVNVVVWLETARRQRKPLITARLLHVKGVLEREGDIVHVMAGRLSDLSHLIETLPVSSRDFH from the coding sequence ATGAATGAGTTGTCCTACGCTGAGCTGTTCTGCTTCAGCAACTTCACCTTCCTGACTGGCGCCTCCCACCCTCAGGAACTGGCCGAGCGAGCCGCCGAACTGGGCTACACCGCCCTGGCCATCACCGATGCTTGCTCGGTGGCCGGTATCCCCCGCGCCTGGGCCGCCCTGAAGGACAGCCCGGTGAAGCTGATCACCGGCAGCTGGCTTGAACTCCACGATGCCCCGCCCGGCGCCATTCCGCCCCGATTTATTGTTCTGGCCCGCACTCGCAAGGGTTATGGCCAGCTCTGCCAGCTGATCACCACGGGGCGGCGCCGGGCGGAGAAAGGCCAGTACCAGCTGTTCTTCCGGGACGTGGAAACTCACACACTGGATGACTGCCTGTGCCTGTGGCTGCCGCCTTCACCGGCCGACGCCGACGCCGATCAGGCCCTGGCCGGTGGCGAATGGCTGCAACGGCTGTTCGAGCCGCGTTTCTGGATTGCTGCGGCCCGTACTCTTGAATCCGGCGAGGAACAGCAACTGGCCCGTGCCCGCTGGCTGGCCGATCAATTGCGCTGCCCGATCACCGCCACCGGCGAGGTGCACATGCACAGCCGGGAGCGTCAGCCGCTGCAGGACGTACTCACCGCCCTGCGCAACCACACCAGCCTGGAGAATGCCGGCCACTGCCTGTTCCAGAATGGCGAACGTTACCTGCGGCCATTGCCGGTTTTGCGGCGCCTGTTCCCGGAAGCCTGGCTTCGGGAAGCTCTCCGGATTGCCGACCAGTGCACCTTCGAGCCCGGCAGCCTGCGCTACGAGTACCCGCCAGACCTGGTACCGGACGGTGAATCGCCGGCGGCCTACCTGAAACGATTGACCCGCGAGGGCGAACACCGCCGATACCCCGAAGGAACCCCGTTGAGCGTTCAGGGGCTGATCCGCAAGGAGCTGGCCCTGATCTCGGAGATGAAGTACGAGCACTACTTTCTCACCATCCACGACATCGTCGCCTTTGCCCGCAATCAGGGCATCCTCTGCCAGGGTCGGGGCTCGGCGGCCAATTCCGCCGTATGTTACTGCCTGGGCATCACCGAGGTTAATCCGGCCCGGGTGGAACTGCTGTTCGAGCGCTTCATCTCCAAAGACCGTAACGAGCCACCAGACATCGACGTGGACTTTGAGCATGAACGTCGGGAAGAGGTCATCCAGTACATTTACCGGCGCTACAGTCGTGAACGGGCCGCCCTGGCGGCCACTGTGATCCGCTACCGGCCACGCAGTGCCATTCGTGATGTGGGCAAGGCCCTGGGTTTTGATCCGGCCATGGTGGAGCAGCTGCTGGAAGGCATCGACTGGCGGGACAAGGCCAACAACTGGCGCCAGCAGATTCTCGACAAACACCTGACCCGCAACCCGAAAGTGGCCGACCAGTTCTTTACCCTGGTCAATACCCTGCTCGGCTTTCCACGCCATCTGTCCCAGCATGTGGGCGGGTTTGTTATCAGCGCGGGCCCGCTGGCCGAGCTGGTACCGGTGGAAAACGCCGCCATGGCCGACCGGACTGTCATCCAGTGGGACAAAGACGACCTGGAAAGCCTGGGCCTGATGAAAGTAGATGTGCTTGCCCTGGGCATGCTGACCGCCATCCGTAAGGCCTTGGAGCTGATAAGTGCGGAAAAAGGCACAGCCTTCACCATGCAGGACGTTCCTGAGGAAGACCCGTCCACCTACGCCATGCTCCAGAAAGGCGACAGCATTGGCGTCTTCCAGGTGGAATCCCGCGCCCAGATCAATATGCTTCCGCGCCTGAAACCGAGCACCTATTACGACCTGGTGATCGAGGTTGCCATCGTCCGCCCCGGTCCCATACAGGGCGATATGGTGCACCCCTACCTACGCCGCAAACATGGGCTGGAGCCGGTCGACTACCCCAACGATGCGGTCCGCAAAGTCCTTGAGCGCACCCTGGGTGTACCCATCTTTCAGGAACAGGTGATCAAACTGGCCATGGTGGCCGCTGGTTTCTCCGCCGGAGAGGCCGACCAGCTCCGCCGCGCCATGGCCGCCTGGAAATCGCACGGCGATCTGACACCCTTTCGGGACAAGCTCATCAACGGCATGCTGGAAAGAGGCCACGACACCGATTTCGCCGAGAGGCTGTATCTTCAGATCTGTGGCTTTGGCGGCTACGGCTTTCCGGAATCCCACGCCGCCAGTTTTGCGTTGCTGGTGTATGTGTCCTCATGGATAAAGCGCCACTACCCTGCAGCTTTCTATTGCGCCCTGCTCAACAGCCAGCCCATGGGATTCTACTCACCCTCCCAGCTGGTTCAGGACGCCCGCCGGCACAACGTCATCGCGTTGCCAACGGATGTAAATCACAGCCAGTGGGACCACACACTCGAAGGCTCCGATCACCAACTACGCCTGGGTCTGAGGCTAATTCAGGGTCTGTCCACCAGGGGTGCCGAACGCCTTTGCCAGCATCGCCCACAGCAGGGCTACCGCACCACCGACGAACTCCGGCAACTGGCAGGGCTGAATCAGCGGGATATGGAACTTCTCGCCGGGGCCAACGCCATGCCGGACTTCACCGCCAACCGTCATCAGGCCTACTGGCAACTCCTCGGTCACGAGCAACCCGCTGAACTCTTTGCTGCTGAAACAAGCGCGGAATACCTGCCGGACAACACCTGCGTGCACCTGCCCGAGCCCACGGAAGGCCAGAATGTACTCGCCGACTACGCCAGCCAGGGGCTTACCCTGCAACGCCACCCCCTGGCCCTGCTCCGTGAACAGGGCCACCTGAAGTTCTGCCTCAGCGCCGAACAGCTCAAGGCCATCCAGCCGGGTCGTCCTGTCCAGGTTGCCGGCCTGGTCACCGGCCGCCAACGCCCCGGCTCTGCCTCCGGAGTTACCTTCGTTACCCTGGAAGATGAAACCGGTAATGTGAATGTGGTGGTATGGCTGGAAACAGCCCGGCGGCAGCGTAAGCCGTTGATCACGGCGCGGTTGTTACATGTGAAGGGTGTATTGGAGAGAGAGGGGGATATTGTTCATGTGATGGCAGGACGGTTATCGGATTTGAGTCATTTGATTGAGACATTGCCGGTTAGTTCGCGGGATTTTCATTAG